The following are from one region of the Flavobacteriaceae bacterium UJ101 genome:
- the kdtA|waaA gene encoding lipid IV(A) 3-deoxy-D-manno-octulosonic acid transferase (Involved in lipopolysaccharide (LPS) biosynthesis. Catalyzes the transfer of a single 3-deoxy-D-manno-octulosonate (Kdo) residue from CMP-Kdo to lipid IV(A), the tetraacyldisaccharide-1,4'-bisphosphate precursor of lipid A. Is strictly monofunctional, i.e. is capable of adding only a single Kdo residue to the acceptor lipid; Belongs to the glycosyltransferase group 1 family. Glycosyltransferase 30 subfamily.; KEGG: osp:Odosp_2208 3-deoxy-D-manno-octulosonic-acid transferase), with product MRFLYTIGIYFYRFFIGIASLFNKKAQLFIKGRQDLFSKAQKQINPDDQLIWFHAASLGEFEQGKPIIEQCKKNFPTYKILVTFFSPSGYELRKNDETADYVFYLPLDTPSNMKKWLDIVNPNLVILIKYEFWFNLLHMLHKRSIPTLVVSAVFRSDQSFFKPYGSFMLNALKTIQHFFVQDERSLHLLKNHHIHQVTLSGDTRFDRVTELVQTAKPLPFLEKFKNNTFTIVAGSTWSKGEDFFVRYINETKYTLKFVLVPHEIHATKIQQLQKNIQKKSILYSEINNQDLANYDVLIIDAVGFLTSVYPYADIAYVGGAYGSTGIHNILEPATYGKPVFYGPRFKKNQEAKDLITAKGAKVAHNYEDFENIINLFYGDPEGLRIYSHNAQQFIQKNRGATEKVMHYLQKHL from the coding sequence ATGAGATTTTTATACACCATTGGAATTTATTTTTATCGTTTTTTTATAGGAATTGCTTCTCTATTTAATAAAAAAGCACAACTTTTTATTAAAGGTCGTCAAGACCTATTCTCAAAAGCTCAAAAACAAATCAACCCTGACGATCAACTTATTTGGTTCCATGCTGCTTCATTAGGTGAATTTGAGCAAGGTAAACCTATTATTGAACAATGCAAAAAAAATTTCCCTACTTATAAAATTCTCGTCACTTTTTTTTCACCTTCAGGTTACGAATTACGTAAGAATGATGAAACGGCTGATTATGTATTCTATTTACCACTCGACACACCTTCCAACATGAAAAAGTGGTTGGATATTGTAAATCCTAACCTTGTGATCTTGATTAAATATGAATTTTGGTTTAACCTACTTCATATGCTACATAAACGATCTATTCCTACCTTAGTTGTGTCAGCAGTTTTTCGATCTGACCAAAGCTTTTTTAAGCCTTATGGATCTTTTATGCTCAATGCTTTGAAAACCATTCAGCATTTTTTTGTACAAGACGAACGTTCTCTACATCTTTTAAAAAATCATCATATCCATCAAGTAACACTATCAGGCGACACACGTTTTGACCGTGTCACAGAATTAGTGCAGACAGCTAAACCATTGCCTTTTTTAGAAAAATTCAAGAACAATACTTTTACCATCGTAGCAGGAAGCACTTGGTCTAAAGGGGAAGATTTTTTCGTACGCTATATTAACGAAACAAAATACACTTTAAAATTTGTTTTAGTTCCACATGAAATTCATGCCACTAAAATCCAACAACTTCAAAAAAACATTCAAAAGAAATCTATTTTATACTCTGAAATTAACAATCAAGACTTGGCTAATTATGATGTTTTAATTATAGATGCTGTCGGTTTTCTCACTTCCGTTTATCCATATGCTGATATTGCTTATGTAGGAGGCGCATATGGATCAACAGGTATACACAATATTTTAGAACCTGCAACTTATGGGAAACCTGTTTTTTATGGACCACGTTTTAAAAAAAACCAAGAAGCTAAAGATCTAATCACAGCAAAAGGAGCTAAAGTTGCTCACAATTATGAAGACTTTGAAAATATTATAAACCTTTTTTATGGAGATCCAGAAGGCTTGCGTATTTACAGTCATAATGCACAACAATTCATCCAAAAAAATAGAGGTGCGACTGAAAAAGTAATGCATTATTTACAAAAACATCTTTAA
- the murE gene encoding UDP-N-acetylmuramoyl-L-alanyl-D-glutamate--2,6-diaminopimelate ligase (Catalyzes the addition of meso-diaminopimelic acid to the nucleotide precursor UDP-N-acetylmuramoyl-L-alanyl-D-glutamate (UMAG) in the biosynthesis of bacterial cell-wall peptidoglycan; Belongs to the MurCDEF family. MurE subfamily.; KEGG: aoe:Clos_0298 UDP-N-acetylmuramoyl-L-alanyl-D-glutamate--2,6-diaminopimelate ligase), which translates to MKKLKDILYKVSVEQIIGSTDVFINNLESDSRKVELDTFFIALKGVFVDGHQFIDKAIQQGAKAVLCEIAPEKIVNGVTYVIVKDSADALGVIAGNFYGNPSQKIQLVGITGTNGKTTTATLLYHLFQNLGYQTALLSTISVRFGKEEIPATHTTPDVITINKYLAQAVEIGCDYAFMEVSSHGIHQKRIAGLEFVGGVFTNLTHDHLDYHKTFKEYLNAKKLFFDDLPESAFALTNIDDKNGYVMLQNSSAKKFSYALKTDADFKGKLLENRFDGMLMTINEQEVWARLVGKFNAYNLLVAFGVAKLLEQDELEILTAISKLESVRGRFQYNLSEKDIVTIVDYAHTPDALKNVLNTINDIRTGNEQVITVVGCGGDRDKTKRPIMASVACELSNQVIFTSDNPRTEDPEIIIEEMEAGVQPQFFNKTMSISNRKEAIKAAIKIAKPEDIILIAGKGHETYQEINGVRTEFDDFQISKNLLKQLNK; encoded by the coding sequence ATGAAAAAATTAAAGGACATATTATATAAAGTTTCTGTAGAACAGATCATTGGTTCAACAGATGTTTTTATCAATAATTTAGAAAGTGATTCTCGTAAAGTAGAATTGGATACTTTTTTTATTGCTTTAAAAGGTGTTTTTGTAGACGGACATCAATTTATTGATAAAGCCATTCAGCAAGGTGCAAAAGCCGTTTTGTGTGAAATAGCTCCTGAAAAGATTGTGAATGGAGTAACCTATGTTATAGTAAAAGATAGCGCAGATGCCTTAGGTGTCATTGCGGGAAATTTTTATGGAAATCCATCTCAGAAAATACAATTAGTTGGAATTACAGGTACGAATGGGAAAACGACAACAGCTACTTTGTTGTATCATTTATTTCAAAACTTAGGGTATCAAACTGCTTTATTGTCAACTATATCAGTGCGTTTTGGAAAAGAAGAAATTCCGGCAACACATACGACTCCTGATGTGATTACGATTAATAAATATTTAGCTCAAGCAGTTGAAATTGGTTGTGATTACGCCTTTATGGAGGTGAGTTCACATGGTATTCATCAAAAACGAATTGCTGGTTTGGAATTTGTTGGAGGTGTTTTTACCAATTTGACACACGATCATTTAGATTATCATAAAACATTTAAAGAATACTTGAATGCTAAAAAATTATTTTTTGATGATTTACCTGAGTCAGCTTTTGCTTTAACTAATATTGATGACAAAAACGGTTATGTAATGCTACAGAATTCATCTGCAAAGAAGTTTTCGTATGCTTTAAAAACAGATGCTGATTTTAAAGGGAAACTATTAGAAAATCGTTTTGATGGAATGTTAATGACAATTAATGAACAAGAAGTTTGGGCACGATTAGTAGGAAAGTTTAATGCATATAATCTTTTAGTAGCCTTTGGAGTAGCAAAATTATTAGAACAAGATGAATTGGAAATCTTAACTGCTATTTCAAAACTAGAAAGTGTTCGAGGACGTTTTCAATACAATTTATCAGAAAAAGATATCGTAACAATTGTGGACTATGCACATACGCCCGATGCTTTGAAAAATGTTTTGAATACAATAAATGATATCCGAACTGGAAATGAGCAAGTTATTACAGTGGTAGGCTGTGGAGGTGATCGAGATAAAACAAAACGCCCTATTATGGCTTCTGTAGCATGTGAATTGTCAAATCAGGTGATTTTCACATCAGATAACCCACGTACAGAAGATCCTGAAATTATTATAGAAGAAATGGAAGCAGGTGTTCAGCCTCAGTTTTTTAATAAAACGATGTCTATTTCCAATAGGAAAGAAGCCATTAAGGCTGCTATTAAAATAGCAAAACCGGAAGATATTATTTTGATTGCCGGGAAAGGACATGAAACTTATCAAGAAATTAATGGAGTGAGAACAGAGTTTGATGATTTTCAGATTTCAAAAAATTTACTAAAACAATTAAATAAATAA
- the DLAT|aceF|pdhC gene encoding dihydrolipoyllysine-residue acetyltransferase (Catalyzes an unusual C-C bond hydrolysis of 2-hydroxy-6- oxo-6-phenylhexa-2,4-dienoic acid (HOPDA) to produce benzoic acid and 2-hydroxy-2,4-pentadienoic acid (HPD); Belongs to the AB hydrolase superfamily. BphD family.; KEGG: rxy:Rxyl_2405 pyruvate dehydrogenase E2 component (dihydrolipoamide acetyltransferase)) yields the protein MLFKIKRKKKYTYIEEGEGHPIVLLHGLMGGLSNFDDVLNYFSKNGYRIIIPELPLYTSTILTNKLSVFAKFVNNFLNDLGIEKATLIGNSLGGHITLITALKYPEKVHSFVLTGSSGLYEKSFGESFPKISDYEYVKNGCQSIFYDPAIATKEVVDGVYATLNDRAKALKIIYIARAAMRHNMANDLKDMNQPSLILWGKQDPVTPPEVAEEFHQKLPNSELVWIDQCGHAPMMEHPDLFNQHLQEWLGKIVTK from the coding sequence ATGCTATTTAAAATAAAAAGAAAGAAAAAATACACCTATATAGAAGAAGGCGAAGGACATCCAATTGTATTATTACACGGATTAATGGGAGGGCTTAGTAATTTTGATGATGTTTTAAATTATTTTAGTAAAAATGGTTATAGAATCATCATCCCTGAACTTCCTTTATACACTTCCACCATTTTAACAAATAAACTAAGTGTTTTTGCAAAGTTTGTTAATAATTTCCTTAATGATTTAGGCATAGAGAAAGCTACATTAATTGGAAATTCATTAGGAGGACATATCACTTTAATCACAGCATTAAAATACCCTGAAAAAGTTCATTCATTTGTTTTAACTGGTAGTTCAGGATTGTACGAAAAATCTTTTGGAGAATCTTTCCCTAAGATTAGTGATTATGAATATGTAAAAAATGGATGTCAAAGTATTTTTTATGATCCTGCTATCGCAACTAAAGAAGTTGTCGATGGTGTATATGCTACGTTAAATGATAGAGCTAAAGCATTGAAAATTATATATATAGCTCGTGCAGCAATGCGTCACAACATGGCAAATGATTTAAAAGATATGAATCAACCTTCGTTAATCCTTTGGGGGAAACAAGATCCCGTTACTCCACCAGAAGTAGCTGAAGAATTTCACCAAAAATTACCTAATAGTGAATTAGTTTGGATTGACCAATGTGGGCATGCTCCTATGATGGAACACCCTGATTTATTTAATCAACATTTACAAGAATGGCTTGGCAAAATAGTCACAAAATAA
- a CDS encoding transcriptional regulator MraZ (Belongs to the MraZ family; Contains 2 SpoVT-AbrB domains.): MFSLIGVYECKVDAKGRLAIPSALKKQMLGVLSDGFVLKRSVFQPCLELYPKSEWDDVMGKVNKLNRFVKKNNDFIRKFTAGVKPIEIDANGRLLVPKDLIGFAGIKKEVVVSSAVNIIEIWDKEKYEQALVESEDSFADLAEEVMGGLEDE, encoded by the coding sequence ATGTTTAGTTTGATAGGAGTATACGAATGTAAAGTAGATGCAAAAGGGCGTCTGGCTATACCTTCAGCATTAAAAAAACAAATGCTGGGCGTGTTGTCAGATGGTTTTGTATTGAAGCGTTCGGTATTTCAACCTTGTTTAGAATTGTATCCTAAAAGTGAGTGGGATGATGTAATGGGTAAGGTGAACAAGCTAAATCGATTTGTAAAGAAAAATAATGATTTTATTCGAAAATTTACAGCAGGTGTTAAGCCTATTGAAATCGATGCTAATGGTCGTTTATTAGTGCCGAAAGATTTGATAGGGTTTGCTGGAATTAAAAAAGAAGTAGTTGTTTCTTCTGCTGTAAATATAATTGAGATTTGGGATAAAGAAAAATACGAACAAGCTTTGGTGGAGTCAGAAGATTCATTTGCAGATTTAGCTGAAGAAGTAATGGGAGGTTTAGAAGATGAGTAA
- the nadE gene encoding NAD(+) synthase (Belongs to the NAD synthetase family.; KEGG: salv:SALWKB2_1338 NAD+ synthase), with translation MRTKEVTQYITQWLHDYIENANLNGFIIGVSGGIDSAVTSTMAAMTGKSLLCLEMPIHQKKDQVTRAQDHIKWLEQKFPNVKGLSIDLTQTFDAFVQEVSPKEDHTHHLALANTRSRLRMATLYYYATLHRSIVVGTGNKVEDFGVGFYTKYGDGGVDISPIADLMKSEVFAIAKELNIIESIQKAKPTDGLWEDDRSDEDQIGATYDELEWAMGVYKNHTADDFEGRKREVFEIYHKFNRAAQHKINPIPICKIPENLK, from the coding sequence ATGAGAACCAAAGAAGTTACTCAATATATTACCCAATGGCTACATGATTACATTGAAAATGCTAACTTAAATGGCTTTATTATAGGTGTTTCTGGTGGAATTGACTCTGCCGTCACCTCCACAATGGCTGCCATGACCGGGAAGTCTCTTTTGTGCTTAGAAATGCCTATTCATCAAAAGAAAGACCAAGTGACGCGCGCACAAGATCATATCAAATGGTTAGAACAGAAATTTCCTAATGTAAAAGGTTTATCAATCGATTTAACTCAAACTTTTGATGCTTTTGTACAAGAAGTCTCTCCAAAAGAAGATCACACACACCATTTAGCTTTAGCTAATACACGTTCTCGTCTACGTATGGCTACTCTGTATTATTATGCTACACTACACCGTTCCATTGTTGTGGGAACTGGAAATAAAGTAGAAGATTTTGGAGTTGGTTTTTATACAAAATATGGTGATGGAGGTGTGGACATCTCTCCAATAGCAGATTTAATGAAAAGTGAAGTATTTGCTATCGCAAAAGAATTAAACATTATCGAATCCATACAAAAAGCCAAACCCACTGATGGACTTTGGGAAGATGATCGTTCAGACGAAGATCAAATTGGTGCTACCTATGATGAATTGGAATGGGCTATGGGTGTGTATAAAAATCACACCGCAGATGACTTTGAAGGACGTAAACGTGAAGTTTTTGAAATCTATCATAAATTTAATCGTGCAGCACAACACAAAATAAATCCTATTCCAATTTGCAAAATTCCAGAGAATTTAAAATAA
- a CDS encoding putative GTP-binding protein EngB (Necessary for normal cell division and for the maintenance of normal septation; Belongs to the TRAFAC class TrmE-Era-EngA-EngB-Septin- like GTPase superfamily. EngB GTPase family; Contains 1 EngB-type G (guanine nucleotide-binding) domain.), which produces MEIKKAEFVISNTDYKKSPEPTKPEYAFIGRSNVGKSSLINMLTNQKGLAKTSGTPGKTQLINHFLINDQWYLVDLPGYGYAKVSKKTRQQFNSINTQYILNRSNLINLFVLVDSRHDPQKIDLEFMEWLGKNGIPFSIIFTKIDKLGSSSLQKNIAKYKKTLLQQWEEIPQYFISSATSKTGKTEILHYIETINEQVSEHFN; this is translated from the coding sequence ATGGAAATTAAAAAAGCTGAATTCGTTATCAGTAATACCGATTATAAAAAATCACCTGAACCTACTAAACCCGAATATGCTTTTATAGGAAGATCGAATGTTGGAAAATCTTCTTTAATTAACATGTTAACTAACCAAAAAGGACTGGCAAAGACTTCAGGAACTCCCGGAAAAACACAACTAATCAACCATTTTCTTATTAATGACCAATGGTATTTAGTGGATCTACCTGGTTATGGCTATGCTAAAGTATCTAAAAAAACCCGTCAACAATTTAACTCTATTAACACTCAATATATTTTAAATCGTTCCAATCTTATCAATTTATTTGTGTTGGTCGATTCTCGTCATGATCCTCAGAAAATAGATTTAGAGTTTATGGAATGGCTTGGTAAAAATGGAATTCCTTTTTCAATTATTTTTACCAAAATTGACAAATTAGGTAGTTCTTCTTTACAAAAAAACATAGCAAAGTATAAAAAAACGCTTTTACAACAATGGGAAGAGATTCCTCAATATTTTATTTCTTCTGCCACTTCAAAAACAGGCAAAACAGAAATTTTACACTATATTGAAACCATAAATGAACAAGTTTCAGAGCATTTTAATTAA
- a CDS encoding triose-phosphate isomerase (Belongs to the triosephosphate isomerase family.; KEGG: psn:Pedsa_1354 triosephosphate isomerase (TIM)) yields MRKKIVAGNWKMNLNTKEAKKLIKGIAKYTEKHKKDLGCKVIIAPSFTNLTVAKKQASGTGIKVAAQNMHQEDNGAYTGEISADMLKSIKVRKVILGHSERRQYFGETDELLAQKVRKAVDAGFQVIFCNGETLEQRKDGSYFNVVTEQTQKALFGLSAEEMKKVVIAYEPVWAIGTGETATADQAQEIHAHLRKILADQYGQEVADSVSILYGGSVKPANAQEIFSKPDVDGGLIGGAALKAEDFIEIIKACN; encoded by the coding sequence ATGAGAAAGAAAATCGTTGCTGGTAATTGGAAAATGAATCTAAATACCAAAGAAGCTAAAAAATTAATTAAAGGAATTGCTAAATATACAGAAAAACACAAAAAAGATTTAGGTTGCAAAGTCATCATTGCTCCTTCTTTTACTAACCTAACCGTTGCTAAAAAACAAGCATCTGGAACAGGAATTAAAGTTGCAGCACAAAACATGCATCAAGAAGACAATGGTGCTTATACAGGTGAAATTTCTGCCGATATGTTGAAATCGATAAAAGTCCGTAAAGTAATCTTAGGACATTCTGAACGACGTCAATATTTTGGTGAAACAGATGAATTATTAGCTCAAAAAGTACGTAAAGCTGTTGACGCAGGATTTCAAGTGATTTTCTGTAACGGTGAAACACTGGAACAACGTAAAGACGGGTCTTATTTTAATGTAGTAACAGAACAAACTCAAAAAGCTCTATTCGGACTATCTGCTGAAGAAATGAAAAAAGTGGTTATTGCTTATGAGCCTGTTTGGGCAATTGGAACGGGTGAAACTGCAACAGCCGATCAAGCACAAGAAATTCATGCTCATTTACGTAAAATATTGGCTGACCAGTACGGACAAGAAGTAGCTGACTCTGTTTCTATTTTATATGGTGGAAGTGTAAAACCAGCCAATGCACAAGAGATTTTCTCAAAACCAGATGTTGATGGAGGCCTTATTGGTGGTGCAGCTTTAAAAGCAGAAGATTTTATTGAAATCATTAAAGCATGTAATTAA
- a CDS encoding penicillin-binding protein (Synthesis of cross-linked peptidoglycan from the lipid intermediates. Belongs to the transpeptidase family.) — protein MIKSRKTILNRAYLIGALLLVLFIGVGVKLLSIQINEKDNYKDNIAEYTIPAKRGNLYASDGTLLATTVTKYNVAIDFKTFYNRTNSDTIDFYKNALADSLAKVFKKKSKQEYLRLFAKQKTKKSQYIPLFKDLNYGEIKRLRNFPMFKGRKSTKSGLIVSERNERVVINNKWSRTIGRVENGRKIGLEGAYTEFLQGKNGKELRINVRGKSRPLNDESRVEPQDGYDVITTIDPAIQDVAYNGLLKELEHYSADHGSVVVMEVETGEVKALVNLSRDKKGNYRDIRNYAIAERTETGSTFKLMSLMACLDDGVADTATVKPTGTMSIHNAKVRDSNGGRGYGEVSMMKIFEKSSNVGTVRFVYDNYKEHPEDFVNRLYKWKLHQKLGLDIQGEREPLIPHPDNKESWSGLSLPWMAYGYGVELTPIQILTFYNAVANNGKMVKPLFLKETRSGGKIVESYEPEIINPSIASEATIKKAQAMLRGVVEHGTGRALNTAGYSIAGKTGTCQTGYGSGNVQYIASFCGYFPADNPRYSAIVTVTEPDKSKGYYGGLIAGPVFKGIARRVYVNTPERNLDGAPQLVDVEKEILKEKDFDFTKKISSMPNLVNEKGGDAIALLENAGLKVDYKGVGSVVKQSLKPGVRIKKGQHVTLILN, from the coding sequence ATGATTAAGAGTAGAAAAACCATATTAAACCGTGCTTACTTAATAGGAGCTTTATTGTTAGTTCTTTTTATAGGTGTTGGTGTGAAATTACTTTCTATTCAAATTAATGAAAAAGATAACTATAAAGATAATATTGCTGAATATACGATTCCAGCCAAAAGAGGAAATTTATATGCTTCAGATGGTACATTATTAGCGACAACAGTTACAAAATATAATGTAGCAATTGATTTTAAAACATTTTATAATCGTACAAATTCTGATACGATTGATTTTTATAAAAATGCTTTGGCTGATTCGTTAGCAAAAGTTTTTAAGAAGAAGAGTAAACAAGAATATTTACGTCTTTTTGCTAAACAAAAAACAAAAAAATCACAATATATACCCTTGTTTAAAGATTTGAACTATGGTGAAATTAAACGTTTACGAAATTTTCCAATGTTCAAAGGCCGAAAAAGTACAAAAAGTGGTTTAATTGTTTCTGAAAGAAATGAACGAGTAGTAATTAATAATAAATGGAGTCGAACCATTGGGCGTGTGGAAAATGGACGTAAAATAGGTCTGGAAGGTGCCTATACCGAGTTTTTGCAAGGAAAAAATGGAAAAGAATTAAGAATTAATGTTAGAGGAAAGTCCCGTCCATTAAATGATGAAAGTAGAGTGGAGCCACAAGATGGATACGATGTAATTACAACCATAGATCCAGCAATTCAAGATGTGGCATATAATGGTTTACTAAAAGAATTAGAACATTATAGTGCAGATCATGGATCCGTTGTTGTGATGGAAGTAGAGACGGGAGAGGTGAAAGCTTTAGTGAATTTGTCTAGAGATAAAAAAGGAAACTATCGTGATATTCGAAATTATGCTATTGCTGAAAGAACAGAAACAGGTTCTACATTTAAATTGATGTCTTTAATGGCTTGTTTAGATGATGGTGTAGCAGATACGGCAACGGTAAAGCCAACAGGAACAATGTCAATTCATAATGCAAAAGTGCGAGATTCTAATGGTGGTAGAGGTTATGGAGAAGTTTCTATGATGAAAATTTTTGAAAAATCATCTAATGTTGGTACAGTGCGATTTGTATACGATAATTATAAAGAACATCCTGAGGATTTCGTAAATCGATTGTACAAATGGAAATTACACCAAAAATTAGGTTTAGATATACAAGGAGAAAGAGAACCGTTAATTCCTCATCCTGACAATAAAGAATCGTGGAGCGGTCTTTCTTTGCCGTGGATGGCTTATGGTTATGGAGTAGAATTAACGCCGATCCAAATTTTAACTTTTTATAATGCTGTGGCAAACAATGGAAAAATGGTAAAACCTTTGTTTTTAAAAGAAACACGATCTGGAGGAAAAATAGTAGAAAGTTACGAGCCAGAGATCATTAATCCTTCTATAGCATCAGAAGCAACAATTAAAAAAGCGCAAGCTATGTTACGTGGTGTAGTGGAGCATGGAACAGGAAGAGCGTTGAATACAGCGGGATATTCTATTGCAGGAAAAACAGGGACTTGTCAAACGGGTTATGGATCGGGTAATGTACAATACATCGCTTCTTTTTGTGGTTATTTTCCAGCTGATAATCCTCGTTATTCTGCTATTGTAACTGTTACAGAGCCAGATAAAAGTAAAGGATATTATGGAGGGTTAATCGCAGGGCCTGTTTTTAAAGGAATTGCGCGTAGAGTATATGTGAATACACCTGAAAGAAATTTAGATGGAGCACCTCAATTAGTAGATGTTGAAAAGGAAATTTTAAAAGAAAAAGATTTTGATTTTACAAAGAAGATTAGCTCTATGCCTAATCTTGTAAATGAAAAAGGTGGAGACGCTATCGCTTTATTAGAAAATGCAGGTTTAAAAGTAGATTATAAAGGTGTTGGAAGTGTTGTGAAACAATCTTTAAAACCAGGTGTTAGAATTAAAAAAGGACAACATGTAACCTTAATTTTAAATTAA
- the mraW|rsmH gene encoding 16S rRNA (cytosine(1402)-N(4))-methyltransferase (Specifically methylates the N4 position of cytidine in position 1402 (C1402) of 16S rRNA; Belongs to the methyltransferase superfamily. RsmH family.; KEGG: bfr:BF0313 16S rRNA (cytosine1402-N4)-methyltransferase), which produces MSKYHVSVLLKESVDFLVHKEQGTYVDVTFGGGGHSREILTRLNEKGKLFSFDQDQDALDNRIEDDRFTLINQNFRFLKNSLRMYGVNEVEGVLADLGVSSHQFDTAERGFSTRFDGELDMRMNQMATKNAKTILNDYSEKELAEVFYYYGELKDSYRIAKKIMDYRVHSKINTTNDLKEIVLDEIPKFKQNKYLAQVFQALRIEVNDEMDALKEMLVQAADVLSPGGKLVVISYHSLEDRLVKRFIKKGLFKGQPEVDMYGRADIPLKQVNRKVILPTEEEIVQNNRARSAKLRVAEKNG; this is translated from the coding sequence ATGAGTAAGTATCATGTTTCGGTTTTGTTAAAAGAGAGTGTTGATTTTCTGGTTCATAAGGAGCAAGGAACTTATGTTGATGTAACCTTCGGAGGAGGAGGTCACTCTAGAGAGATCCTAACACGTCTTAATGAAAAAGGAAAGCTTTTTTCTTTTGATCAAGATCAAGATGCTTTGGATAATCGTATTGAAGATGATCGTTTTACCTTAATTAATCAAAATTTTCGTTTTCTTAAAAATTCACTTCGAATGTATGGGGTAAATGAAGTAGAAGGTGTTTTGGCAGATTTAGGTGTTTCTTCTCATCAGTTTGATACAGCTGAACGTGGTTTTTCAACTCGTTTTGATGGAGAATTGGATATGCGTATGAATCAAATGGCAACAAAAAATGCAAAAACCATTTTAAATGATTATTCAGAAAAAGAATTAGCTGAGGTTTTCTATTACTATGGTGAATTAAAAGACTCATATCGAATTGCAAAAAAAATAATGGATTATAGGGTACATTCTAAAATAAATACAACAAATGATTTAAAGGAGATTGTGCTGGACGAAATTCCAAAGTTTAAACAAAATAAATACTTAGCTCAAGTTTTTCAAGCACTTCGAATTGAAGTGAACGATGAAATGGATGCTTTAAAAGAGATGTTAGTTCAAGCAGCTGATGTTTTAAGTCCAGGAGGAAAGTTGGTTGTAATATCATATCATTCTTTAGAAGATCGTTTGGTAAAACGATTTATTAAAAAAGGATTGTTTAAAGGTCAGCCAGAAGTAGATATGTATGGAAGAGCAGATATTCCTTTAAAGCAAGTGAATAGAAAAGTAATCCTTCCAACAGAAGAAGAGATAGTACAAAATAATCGTGCCCGAAGTGCAAAATTAAGAGTAGCAGAAAAAAATGGCTAA